Genomic segment of Eupeodes corollae chromosome 2, idEupCoro1.1, whole genome shotgun sequence:
aattggatttcgactcaaatatcttttcaaaaacttgagattacggcttcaatcttattttatcttataagaaatattggtttcaacattctgaaaaatattgacaaaaatcgaattgacagtttttttcacaaaaaataaaaacccaaaaaaaaaatgtataaaagttggtaaaaattgattttcgactctaatatcttttcaaaactttgagatattggctttaaactactttcatctttcaaaaaatacagttgccaacattctgaaaaatattgagaaaaatcgaatcgacagttttttttacaaaaaaatttaacaaaagttgttaaaaactgattttcgactcaaatatcttttcaaatatttgagatgatagcttcttactaatttttacttataaaaaaatattgtttttataattaggacaaaatttgagaaatgaatggacatttttttttacaaaaaataaaaacctaaaacaaaattaataaaagttggtaaaaattgtttttgacttaaatatcttttcaaaaatgtgagacattggcttcaaacttattttgtcttataagaaattttgtttaacattccatacaattttgagaaaaaccgaattgaaagttttttttttataaaaaaataaaaacctaaaaagaaacaGTACTTAAActaggtaaaaatttacttttgacttacataaatagcttttgaaaaatttaaattattgtcttaaaacttattttatttcaaagaaaatattactttttatattcagtaaatgttttataaaaatccaacagtccgttttttcataataaaataaaatctacaaaaaatagtacccaaatttgataagacaacattttaagcaaatcgacagacgggatgggaagttatcagtgtgggtcgcatcccagtatctttttttattatcatattATTGGTATGGTTTTATTATGTATACAACAGAATATCGGCCAAATAGCTGCCACGATCTCGGCGGCACACTTCCAACCAATGGtccaaatttttaatgaagcaGAGGCATAATTCAGGTTTTATGTCGTTACTGTGCCGAATTATTTCTTGCTTTTATGGTTTGCTGCTGGCTTACCGACGACGCGACGTACACCTTTCCTTTGAAatcggtgtcaaatcacatgatcttacCAAAcaattgacatcgccaccaCGTGAGATACCACCGCCATTGAATTTGTCAagcaaaagagccattgtttcgttACCTTTGTTGCGAGTGGGATCGACCTGTTTAAACCACATATGGTCCACAtccaaatattgaaatttggcCACTAAAAAGTTCCTTATAGCCAACACAATTCGCAGCAACTGCCTGACTGGCCTCATCGTCTCATTCCACAAGCCCGCACCAGACAGTCACTTTATGTGGGTGCATTGTTTTTTCGACAACCACTCTTGGGGTATCATTCACCCAAATGGGGAAATCATGCTCATTGACGAATTCACTGTAGTGAAAATGATCCccatcactaaagatgatttttttcgaaaattgataCACTATTTTTTTAGGTAtagttcacattcaacatcagcccttaaaatttaaccacctttcatttgaagaaaaatgcgtttatcaatataataaatatattttctaatatgATGAATGAAACCTTACTATTATGATTGCTTTCAtaaatatgacaaatgtcaagaaattaatacaaaataggACGAGTTCTTTCGTCAATATGATTAATTAAATGTGAATACTCGTATATTGGTAAATAGGTTgatcttaataaaaataaattactaatgGAAATATTGAGTTTCAATATTCTGAATATTAGTCAAAAACATATCAATATATTCGTAAATTTGATAATCTTATTTCCATAAAAAGCTTTCATCTATATTatgaatgttaatttttttataaatatgatgAATTCATTCGTCAatttaataatgtaaattaCCCCAAATTTTCAATCTACGGAGAAATCAGTTGCAATATGATAAACTAAATGTGAATTAAAAATGTGATAATTGACTTCATCAATATTATACATTTCGTAAATGTGATGAAATCATTCATCAATATGATTTTAGGATATTTACCAATATAGGATGAACATGAAACTTTGGTTTTGATGACCAGATGAAATGTTTCACTTGAAGTATTAGAATGTAATTGccagttatttttttgtcattcaatttctttattaataatatgacaattacattttgacagtttttgtgaaTTCCCACATCCCTTCATATACTTCCTCGGGCTCATGATCACAGCGAATATactaaattgtttcaaaattgtaaaattaaatattccagTTCTTTctaaatagatttaaaataacCGTTTTAAGtattacaacatttttatttgcataacCTTAGGcgaatctttcaaaaacttaatttcagcCATGAACCTGgaaatgtttttggttttattttggtAACACTGTTTCGATATacgttaaacaatttaaagttttgcttGCATATTAACGCCTTCTTTTCAAAACAGATTTCTAGATTCAAAAGGAAAATCAATTACATACAAAGTACAACTTCTCTATTGATATGAGGAGCTgatttttaagaatgaaaatgtataaaatatgaCACTCTTTTTTCAACATGATAACCAGACATATTGTCCTTTAGGCAAGTTCCAATGTTTAATGGATTTAACCATGAAATGGGAGGAGAGCCAACTGTCAAATCCatgaatgtaaattttaattttacgtaCATACGccaaacttgaaaaatattacCCTTTTCAGGGTAAACTGTCAAACGGTTTGCGtttaaaaatgaagtttaaaaTCGCAGGTTTgggaacaaatatttacatttgacAATCCAGGACCAGAACTCTTTTCAATTTAAGGTTGacttgttttattaaaactctTAGCTCATATAGCTCAAGGCTAGAATATACTCAAAAACACTATTATTATATAACACTAAGAACTCTCAAATCAAATGgaccaaaaaaaagaagttatgacgtaaaaaatgttaactttcTTCGAATTTTATCGCCAAATTCTTgcgacttttttaaaaatatcaacccCATAGTTTTGACAGTGTTTTATATAATGTTGAGTTTTCCATCTATTACAATGACATCTAAAGTTTGAATGCGCCCTTTAAATCGAACCTTGAATTATCAAAAAACGTATAACGAAAACAAcctgaaaacaatataaaaaatccGAGTTacaattgttcttaaaataagtCTAAGAaacctttaattttattgttaaattaaaaaatgttacataatttttgtcttgagatttatttatttcaaaatactgtttaaaaaaataagtttctataaatgttttccaattaaaaaatatattttaagttttgtcaaaaattgaaagaCGCTAACTACgatcaattattattgatcCCATAATTTTGTCCATAtattatcaatattatttatttttaaaataaaatcaattttccctCGCTTCTTAATTTTGATGACGAAATATTATTGACCAATTCTTGTTGAGTTTCATTGACGGTGCTACATTTCGATATAACAGAATCTCTTCGAAAAAATTTCTTCTTCAGGTTAAACcaacattctttaaaatatttactgacctttaacaaaatagaaaaaaattgatataatcACTTTCTTCAAAGGTTATATTCTACAAAACTTACTTCACGTTCTGTATAACAATGAAATATTGCAATAAATATGCCTTGAGCTCCAGCTACTGAGTAATTTGTGATATAATAAAACTGTTCCGTTCCACAGTTATCCATATCAGGCcgaattataagaaataaaaactgcatCCCGAATACGGGAAGACATATCAATGCTGCCCTTAAAGCTCTCCTGtcgaaaaaaagatcaaatcaGTCAAGAAAACATGGAGACCTTTCTTATTCAAACCTACAGAAATGGGCTATCATCGGTTTCCTTGGCATTAAATGCATGCCAAAGCCTCACCGTTATATGCAACAGAAGAAGCAGATTAACACACAACATCCCCAGTCGAGGTCCATCAAGAATCCAATCCACACGGAAGTCTTCCGAAACCTGCCAACAATATTGATCGTTATACTTAGCCATAATAACACTCCACCAGGAAACACTGGCAACACAAATAACTCCTGTTCCAATATAAAATGGCAACATCAAAGCTCCATTTTTTCGGTCGTGAATCCTAAACAAATTGGTTAGCAGCTGATGGAGGAATATTCCAATCAGAAGCATGCATCCGAAAACAAAGTTCCCAGAAAGTTTCTCAAGAACTGTCAATACTCGACAAATCACTGAATTCTGATACATTGTTGTAGATGTTGGTTGCAAAGTAGTCAATTCTGGCATAATTATTATGGTCCGAACAAGAATTACCATCATATTATGGATGCAAATGGCCAGAAGAAGTGCTCGAACAATTCGAAGCTTTTGCGAGTGGTTAGCTTTGGTAAGAAAGAGAACCATCAAGGCTGGTGTACAGAAGACTGTTGATATCATTAGAATCACAATGTAATATTTATTTCGGGCTATGAGCGGAGGAGTAACATCACACGTTGTATAGTCGGTTTGTTGATTCCAAGTTGCATTGTGGTAACATTCCTTATAGCTGAAGTCTGGAAATAAGCAGTAGGAACTAATTTAAGTTTAGATTTTAATCGAATACGATTTTTCTTGTCGATAAAAGACTCACGATGGCAACGGGGACCTTCATTTCCATAGGCGAATCGGGAGCAAGGCAATTTATAGGTCTGACCAGCTGGAATTGAACGAAAACAGCTCCAGCCATCCCAAACACTAGGACAGTGGTTatctgaaataaaatagaattaagaTCGGTTTAGTTTTCAGAAATTgttatagaaaaaagaaaacaatttgttgTAAGACCAGGCATATGCTTAAATAAGTTCTTAAACACCAAGTTTGAGTAGGAATAGCGTAAGAAAATAAGAGAAggaaaaaattttggaaaaaaggaaaaggattTAAGAAGAGATATCAGAGTACAatagtttaaaagttttaaagtgaACATAAAAGTTTatcaaagcattccacattcttgatgtgcggcttTAACTAGAACCCCCATACTTGCACTCTACTGAAAGGGGTTAAGTAGTTAAATTCTGTTGAATATTGTTTATTTCAGTTATAAATGTGGTTCATATAATTCAAGAATAATTTTACcaactacaaaattttgtttgtagaaatattttttaggggcacataaaattacaaaacgaaaatattaattttactaaGAACGTCTTGGTTCGACATAAGGTGCtttgttaaatgaaaatttctgcaagaaatttgattaattaattttttactcatttttatatttataaaaatatctgtcttaattttattttatactcaTAAGGACGCGTTTAAAGCTCAAATATCTAAGtactttgtgttttttaaacatgcggctctgtttttaagaaaatgtacaATAACGGAATTTGTAGTGCTACGACAGCACTTTTGAAACAGTATGTTTGGCAAGACAATGAatgcttagttttttttagacaatttattgaattgcataattttttaagttccTTTATTAACTAAGTATAAGGGATTTTTCAAACCCATCTTTTAAGATCAGCAATTGCGGTTGAAATAAATAGATCACTTAAAATTTTTCGCCTttccaatatttgtttaaatttttttttatcatttttgaaatataaaaataggatGCTAAGCATTTGTCAATGTTTCAatcattttgttcttaaaattgattgaaaattgaaaataaatattttattttcaaatatttgatttactaagtttttggaaaccaaaaaataaaaaaaaactacaaaatatttaaatttccaaTACAAACAatcatattttgaattaatttattttgaggaAACAAAATCCTTTATAGtatataaactttaaaagatctctttgtaaaaatttgtaatcgtcattaaaataaaaacggtaTACTAGTTACCATTTTtcctacaatactacaaatatgtTAATTCTTTGTGCAAGTTTTGATAACCGTTTTCAAAATCattgaaattgaagaaatcGTTCATGTGCatacttccaaaaaaaattaactttctcaATTAAATAACtgctagaaattatttaaaattaagggAGAAGAGGGTAAAATATTGGTATGCAtgggttttttaaattaattttaaactaaaggtagctattatttttttggcaacactgatttaaacagctgacgcacgtttcgtgttttgtttcactgtcaaatatcttaattttggtctataatttaaacatgaatcgtcttacaactaacaacgcttgcaaattattcgattttgttatcaaaatgcgtgttcTGTTAAGAAAATTCATCGCGCGCCTCCTACCGAAAAAtagtgttcagcgacgaagctcattcttggttcaatgggtacgtaaatgaGCAGAGTTGTCGATTATGGAGTGAATAGCATTGCAAGACCAATGTATtacaaaaagtgacagtttggtgcggtttatgggctggtggcatcattggaccgtaatTCTTCGAAGATGATGCGattcgtaacgtaactgtgaatggtgggcgctaccgtgagatgatatccaactttttttttgcccaaaatgcaagagctagACTTACATgacatatggtttcaacaagacagtgcCACATACCACATATCACGCGAAACAATGGAATTATTGAGAGACGAGTTCGGtaaagatcatgcgatttaactCCATTAGGCCGTACtgtcgattcaaataaaaatatcatccaTTTTTCTgagttgtatgtgtttttttaaaacttttctatagcttttaacAAATCAcccttaataattttattgttttttaaaaagttggtaGTTGGTAggttcattgatttcaaggaaAAACAGGCAAAGCCATTGAGATgcatttattccaaaaaaatcataaaatttggaTAAATATTGGATTAATGATAtttagatatttcttaaaaaaaactatagtttttgagtaatttgtaaaaataaatcactagcCCCAATTGTTTAGCTCCGATTAAAATCAGCGTTAATAGCGTGTAAATGAGGTCTAGATATCGTGGCTTGTTAtcatacttaaattaaaaagggaACAATTAACTTGAAATTAACAATTCAGTTCAACCCGCCACTTATAAAAAAATCGCTTGAATGCacttatatatgtttttttttttttaaattcacaagcactcaaggggttattagtaccctttatatgtttatatttaaacactgTGCGAGCCTTAGGAAAATAGTTAAGGATTGAAAAGGAGATACTGGTGCACATTgttcttaaagttctgaacatcaaaatgggaggaaaaaacagagttggccaaagaattccacattctcgatgtgcgatttaaaaaagaatctctgtacttggcagtacgcccgaaattgaactcaagggtaaactgatgagcatttctagaagtgcGAATATTacagctgaattgtttaagggtttgaatgcaactggctaattcgacagaccattgtttgtaaaaatatctataaaataacgaaaggcatgaaacattgcgacggtgttctagcgatgtaaatgtttcaattatagttctgtcgcttatcatttttaaagcccttttttgaattctttctaagagatttaaacttgttttgggggcacctgcccagatatgcgaattatattcaagctttggacggataaaagctttgtagattatagccagaaggggtgaaaaatttcttgcatcttcggagaaatcctaagcacctgacagcatttttggcgatatcgaatatgtgatcattccataagaggtgatctgtgatgtTCATCTCgggtactgaaagttgattagtttcctggatgcaagtgccgctcatggatagcgttgagcattgagttttcgaagtaataaattctacacggtttttggaCAATtttgtcaagatcagaatttaataagcttatcatacgctgccgtttaaattccacatcc
This window contains:
- the LOC129948317 gene encoding corticotropin-releasing factor receptor 1-like gives rise to the protein MKLFINNFYKILGACLCFMLLIFEGVQSDCRYRSLNVPKNIFQYWASWGCYIYTRPDFFNGTPIELQTCPLHLRSRTYFVPGIRHKNSTFCHPFHHSSKFVARQVEKSFLNNRTLMRWIECTNDAEDCCADVMDNDVAVDNHCPSVWDGWSCFRSIPAGQTYKLPCSRFAYGNEGPRCHHFSYKECYHNATWNQQTDYTTCDVTPPLIARNKYYIVILMISTVFCTPALMVLFLTKANHSQKLRIVRALLLAICIHNMMVILVRTIIIMPELTTLQPTSTTMYQNSVICRVLTVLEKLSGNFVFGCMLLIGIFLHQLLTNLFRIHDRKNGALMLPFYIGTGVICVASVSWWSVIMAKYNDQYCWQVSEDFRVDWILDGPRLGMLCVNLLLLLHITVRLWHAFNAKETDDSPFLRALRAALICLPVFGMQFLFLIIRPDMDNCGTEQFYYITNYSVAGAQGIFIAIFHCYTEREVSKYFKECWFNLKKKFFRRDSVISKCSTVNETQQELVNNISSSKLRSEGKLILF